A genomic region of Lycorma delicatula isolate Av1 chromosome 4, ASM4794821v1, whole genome shotgun sequence contains the following coding sequences:
- the LOC142323209 gene encoding uncharacterized protein LOC142323209 — protein MVESNKKPLYEENEGHKNDTGTRKKCRREINEKQSQKHKELNQDGRDDITSDHNEINNNSNKSMTITEKLSSADENCNKISGDNNNSIISNGNESYIGIDDDDDNNNEINSSDVVVSCKKIGTDKSTVNDGSVNKNLDKEEMGSREKIHCNDTNNDKYQDSMESFDEGNNDVDEIINNDFMNDTAMKIDKCQLLSGTSMAVDDDNEDFVEVLGNRENQEPISSSVLNNALNDAPNSQSSTQSFNPLIEDVLINRYDCDDELTDSILSNCFVSEGLLLVKAVVPNSCSFIESSLVFEE, from the coding sequence ggACCAGGAAGAAATGCAGACGAGAAATAAATGAGAAACAATCGCAAAAACATAAGGAGTTAAACCAAGATGGTAGAGATGATATTACTAGCgatcataatgaaattaataataatagcaataagtCTATGACAATTACAGAAAAGTTATCGTCTGCAgatgaaaactgtaataaaatttctggtgataataataatagtataatatctAATGGTAACGAATCCTATATAggtattgatgatgatgatgataataataatgaaattaattcaagTGATGTAGTtgttagttgtaaaaaaataggTACTGATAAATCAACTGTTAATGATGGCAGtgttaacaaaaatttagataaagaaGAAATGGGCAGTAGAGAAAAAATTCATTGCAATGATACcaataatgataaatatcagGATTCTATGGAATCTTTTGATGAAGGTAATAATGATGTTGATGAAATAATCAATAATGACTTTATGAACGATACTGCaatgaaaattgataaatgtCAATTGTTAAGTGGTACTTCTATGGCGGTTGATGATGATAACGAGGACTTTGTTGAAGTTCTTGGTAATAGAGAAAATCAAGAACCGATTTCATCTAGTGTTCTTAATAACGCATTAAATGATGCACCAAATTCACAATCATCAACCCAGTCTTTCAATCCGTTGATTGaagatgtattaataaatagatatgatTGTGATGATGAATTAACAGATAGTATTCTGTCAAATTGTTTTGTTAGTGAAGGCCTGTTGTTAGTGAAGGCTGTTGTGCCAAACAGTTGTAGTTTTATAGAATCATCACTGGTATTCGAggagtaa